The nucleotide window ATAAATTTAATAGTAATACTGAATTTGAAAAAATTGAAGTAGTCAAAAACGAAGAATTCGGATTTTTTGTTACGATAGATTTACCTTGTGAATCCTGTCTTAATATAAATAAAGATTTGGATTTGCCATGGTGGGGGCTAAGTAAGAGATACAGACTTGAAGTAAATTCTCAGTTAACAAGTGTTTATCCTAGCCTTGTAGATTATGTGAAAGATGATGACGGCACTGAAATAGCTGATATAATACTGGCGGAACAAAGTAAAGTTTATCCTCAGGGAGAGGTGCCTGTATTTATTCAGGGTGTCGTTCCTGAAGATTTTAAAGGAAAAAGTGTTTCGATAAATATAAAGTTATATAAAAATAATGGTTATGAAAAAGAAAAGTTAATAGAAGAGAAAAATGTAAATATTGATGTGATTGATTATTGCTTGAAAAATAATGATTTTTATCTTGATTTATGGCAACATCCATGTTCTTGGGCAAGGGTTTATAATCTGAAATATTTTTCCGAAGAACATTTCACAGTAATAGAAAATTATTTAAAAGCAATGAGTAAACTGGGACAAAAAGTTATAGACCTTATAGTTTCAGATTTCCCATGGGCAGGGCAAAAATGTTTTGATGTTGAGAAAAATGCTTCCCGTCTTTATGAATATAATATTATAAAAGTTTATAGAAAAAACAATGAATTAGAACTTGATTTTACATATTTGGACAGATATGTGGATATTTGTTTTAAATTGGGAATAAATGAAGAAATTAATCTTTTTGGGCTTATAGGAAACTGGCATGGCTTTGATTTCGGATCGCCTCTTACAGATTATTCGGATCCGATAAGAATAAGTGTTTATGATGAAGATAAAGGAATAAATGATTATATACGAACTAAAGAGGAATTGGCGGTTTATATAAAATTATTGTTTAGACATTTTAAAGAAAAAGGTTATTTGCCGATTACAAAGATAATAGGCGATGAGCCTAATCCGATAAAAAAATTTGAAGAATATTCGAGTTTTTTAAATTCGTGTACTGAAGAAAAATTACAATATAAATATGCTATTCTTCATCCTGAATTTTTTGAAGAATATGAGGGAGATTTTGAGAGTTTCTCAGTAATTACACTTGTTTTAAGTGATTTTTACA belongs to Pseudoleptotrichia goodfellowii and includes:
- a CDS encoding DUF4091 domain-containing protein — translated: MKFYNSTHNFYRDDEKHNLYKFNSNTEFEKIEVVKNEEFGFFVTIDLPCESCLNINKDLDLPWWGLSKRYRLEVNSQLTSVYPSLVDYVKDDDGTEIADIILAEQSKVYPQGEVPVFIQGVVPEDFKGKSVSINIKLYKNNGYEKEKLIEEKNVNIDVIDYCLKNNDFYLDLWQHPCSWARVYNLKYFSEEHFTVIENYLKAMSKLGQKVIDLIVSDFPWAGQKCFDVEKNASRLYEYNIIKVYRKNNELELDFTYLDRYVDICFKLGINEEINLFGLIGNWHGFDFGSPLTDYSDPIRISVYDEDKGINDYIRTKEELAVYIKLLFRHFKEKGYLPITKIIGDEPNPIKKFEEYSSFLNSCTEEKLQYKYAILHPEFFEEYEGDFESFSVITLVLSDFYKDGNIIHKKYKENSSKMTWYACCMPDTFNTFIKSPLIEARLTGLYTYLFRMKGMLRWAYGIYVEDIYSDISYKTEKWSAGDMFFAYPGKNMKPVHSLREKNMLYGIQDFNIFKQLEEKFGNLEGKLKEKLAIHEVIKRNGGDIDLGTYSAINEYRKVRNEIVKDSLL